The DNA segment TAATCGCTACAATTTCTATATCTGATTTGTGCTCACCTTCATAAAGTGCACGTAAGACTAAACGACCTATACGGCCATAACCATTAATCGCAACACGAATACTCATTTAAAAATTCCTCCATTTTATTTGTTATAGTTCTGCCAAACTGGAAATAACTATAACTTTACATTTAAACAATTAAGAATAAAAAATTTCCCCATTACAATAATGCTTTTAAAGTTAACAGTAAAGCTTTAACGAGCAATTAAATCAGATTGATTAATTAAATTTTTTAACCTATGTAATATAGGTAATCGAGAACCTATAAATGCTTATATATTTAAAAGACATTGATATGGCTAGATGATTGATTACTCTTTTGATTAGCCCAGCCACATCGTCCTTGCTGAGGATCAACTTGTTGACAAGCAAATATTAAGTTACCAGCAGTAAATATTGCTCCAACATCATTATGGCTACAATAGATGCCTTCACTAAGCTTAAAAGTACAATAAGTACCAGTGCCTGTAAAACTTATTTTATAAGTATCATCAGCTGTAATATTAATGCTTGTATTGTCACTTTGAGCTAGACCATTTTTAGCAATGCTCGCTTTCCCTAAACCAACAACTTTAATTTTTGCTTTAGCTCCATTTTGACAAGCAATAAATGAAACTGTTGGTGCTGAGCCTGTCCACTTTTTCGACTGATTGAAATCATATCCATTAACATTCCTTGCATCATAATAATATGTACAAATAGGAATTCCTGTATACTTTGAATGAATCCAAACTGTTGCTGCATCGCCATAACTATCAGAAACTGTAATCGTTGTCTCCCATCGTTCACCAATATTATAACTTCCTCCAGAATCTAGCGTAAAAGATTGATCTGAATAACCACTGGAGTATGTTGTCTTAAAATCAACTGGCCATGGGCAGTAATTTTTTGCATTAAATTTAACACTGGCATTACAAGAAGCATGCACATTTAATGGCATATACACAAGAATAAAACATGTAACTATGAATAATAATTTACAAAATCGGCTCATACCAACACTAACCTAAGCTTAATTATATGTAAGTATGGTAGTTATATTTGTTTAGTCAATATTTTGTAATTAATCTTAAACAGCAACTGCCTGTTTTGAAGCAACAGCAACATTTGATGTCATCAAGTTTTTCAACCATTTACTCATAATAAAATAAAGTAATGCAACGACTAAAGATATAATGGTTAATATAATAAATGTTTTCATATACATTGGATTAGTTTGGCTTGCAGGTGTATCTGCTAAGTTATCAACATGCCCTATAATGATATTTGAAATAGGCCCTGATAAATTAATGCCCATTGCAACATTTAAAAATAAATAGCCTGTAAATAAGCCCTGATGCTTTGGCTTACCCAACTCACCTGGTAATGAGTAATTAGTAGAGTTAACTCTTATTTCTGATGCTGCTGTTATAAATAATAATAATGCAGGGAATATCAGCTGTACTGTACCACTTTTAGGCGCAAAATAAATACCAATAGGAATCATAATAAATGCAATCGCCATAATTCCTAAACCACCTGCAATGGTTTTTTCAGAGCGTTGAATACGATTTTTTGTTCTCTGTCTTTGTAAGGCAAAAGCAAAAAATAGGCCAAAGATAATAACACCAAGTGATTCAAACATATTAACTGTACTTTGCTCGAAATGAACACCTAATATACTTAAATTAGTATTATATTTGACAAAGTTTGCAATTCCTGTTGATTGAAGGCCTTGTACAAATGCAAAAATCATCGAGGTTGCTGAGAGAATTAAATAAGCAATGATTTTATTACGATATTGCGGCTCAGATGAAAATGCCATAACAAGCATAAATACTAATATACAACCAAATGCAACATAGATTAATGCTGAACCAATATCAGCATGATGCATTAAAAATACTGAAATAATAAAACAAATAGCCATGACTAATGGTGCACTGATCCAGCGCAAAATATTTTTACTAAAAGTAGTTGCATAATAAGTCATTTTATCATTCACATAAGGCCATGCTAATGCTAAAAATATTGCACAAATTACAAGACAAGCTGCAGCAGTATAAAACGCATAGCTATACTCATTATAACTCTGAAAATAACCGCCAATGATAAAACCAATAATAAAACCTAAATTCATACAACTATAATTAATTGAAAAGGCAATACGTCGACGTTCATCATTTTGCTTAAATAATTGTATCAACATCATATTAACACAACTAACATTTAAGCCACTACCAGTAACAAATAATGCCATCCCACCTAATATCACATTGACATCATCCATAGCAACGCCAATTAAACCAAATATTTGCATCAATAAGCTCATGGTAAATAAACCACGAAAGCTCATAATACTACCACCGAGTGAACCACCTAAAAAATGTAAGAGAAAGTTTAGTGCGAAAAAACTAGCAACTAAGATATTTACTTTATCTACCGGCATTCCTCTTGATTGCAAATATAGATTTAAAGTACCCAAAAGAACAGCAAAACCAACCGTTGAAAAGGTTTGAACTGCATTAATATATAATACGCCTGGTGGCATAAAACGTTCACTCATTCATTTATCTCCATGAAAAGAATTTATAAGTATTTAATATAAAAAGTTATCCATCATTGGTCAATCAATTAAACTTAATGATATTAATCACTTAGATACTGGTACTCAGTGGTTTACTAGATTTTAATACTTCATGTGCTAGCTGGGTAATATGTTCAACTGTAAAACCAAACTCATTAAATAAGACACTGGCTGGTGCTGATTCACCAAAGGAATGCATAGCAATAACTTTATTATTTTTTCCTATAATACCATACCAACTATCTGCCACTGCTGCTTCAATTGCAACAACAGGCACATTATCTGGAAATACTTCATTACGATAATCTTCAGATTGCATCTTAAAGATATCCATACACGGCATAGAAACAACTCGCACATTAAGTCCTTGGTTTATTAATTCTTGATAAGCATTAACAACTAAAGTTACTTCAGAGCCAGTCGCAGCTAAAATCACATCTGGTTTATCAGAATTACTGCGTAAAATATAACCACCTTTTCTTATTTTTTCAGCATCAGCCATTTGCTCAACTACAGCTGGTAAATTATGACGCGAAAAAGATAAAATTGACGGAGAGCTATTTGATTCAATCGCAACTTGCCAAGCAACTGCCGTTTCAAATACATCTGCTGGACGCCATACGTTTAAATTTGGAATCACTCTTAATGAAGCTAATTGCTCTATTGGCTGATGCGTTGGTCCATCTTCACCTAAACCAATTGAATCATGAGTCATAACATAAATAACTGGTTGTTTCATTAAAGCACTCATACGAATGGCATTTCTAGCATAATCTGTAAAGACTAAAAACGTACCACCATAAGGGCGAAAACCGCCGTGTAGTTCGATACCATTCATAATTGCACTCATACCAAACTCACGCACGCCGTAAGAGATATAATTTCCACTAAAATCATCATGCGTTATTAATTTTGAATTCTTATGATTAGTTAAATTTGAACCAGTTAAATCAGCAGAGCCACCTAATAATTCAGGCATCATACAACCTAAATGATTTAATGCCATTTGTGATGCTTTACGTGTTGCAACTGTTTGTGGATTATTGATTACTTCTATTAACCAATTTTGACAAACATCAGACCAGTTCTCTGGCAGCTCACCTTTAAGCTGACGACTTAATTGAGCTGCCTCATTAGGGTATTGACTAATATATTGATTATAAAGCTGACCCCACTGAGTTTCTTTCTCTTTACCTTTTTCCTTTTGATCCCAAGCCTTGTAAATTTCACTTGGAATCTCAAATGGTGCATAGTGCCAGTTTAGTTTTTCTCTAACTAAATTAATTTCATCTTCACCTAATGGCGCACCATGAGATGACTCTTTACCTGCCTTATTCGGTGAACCAAAACCAATGGTTGTACGAGCACAAATAATTGTTGGGCGTGTTAAATCACTTTTAGCTTGAGTAATTGCTTGAGTAATTGCATCTCGATTATGTCCATCTACATCCGCAATAACTTGCCAACCATAAGCTTTGAAACGTTCAGGCACATTCTCAGTAAACCAGCCATCAACCTCACCATCAATTGAAATACCATTATCATCCCAAAAGGCAATTAATTTACCTAAGCCTAAAGTCCCTGCTAGTGAACAAACTTCATGAGAGATACCTTCCATTAAACAACCATCACCCATAAATACATAAGTAAAGTGATCAATTAAATCTAAATTTGGTTTATTAAAACGAGTACTTAGCACTTTCTCAGCAATCGCCATACCAACGGCATTTGCAAGACCTTGGCCTAGTGGTCCAGTTGTTGTCTCAACACCTGGCGTATAACCATATTCAGGATGCCCTGGTGTTTTAGAATGTAGCTGGCGAAAATTCTCAATTTCAGTAATCGGCAAATCATAGCCTGTTAAATGTAATAAGGAATATAAAAGCATTGACCCATGGCCATTAGATAATACAAAGCGATCACGATTAATCCAGTTTGGATTCGTTGGACTATGATTTAAAAAATCTCGCCATAACACTTCTGCAATATCTGCCATTCCCATTGGCATACCAGGGTGCCCTGATTTTGCTTTTTGAACGGCATCTGCACTCAACATGCGAATTGCATTTGCTAATACATTTTTTGAAACTGTCATTGTTAATATTCCAAGAATTTAAAATTAAAATAGTGGCACTATTCTAACATTATGCAATTAAAATCGTATAGTTTTTATTTAATCTATCCATTACACCCAAGCCACAATTGATAACCAACAGAAAAATAATATAAATAATTATTGTAATTTTTTATATTATTTTTATAATATACACCTTACATTTCATTCAAAATAATTAATTGAGAGAATTAAAAATGCATTTATTTTCACTATTTAGTATTGAACAGACAGCACTTATCATCTATATGTGCTTCCTATTAAATACGATCCTAATGATAAAAAAGCTTCCTATTCGCAAAAAAATGATACCCATCTGTATTATAATTTCAACTGCATTACCTTTTGTTATGGACTCTTTTCTAAGCTTTAGATTTCAATTAGCGCACCCATTTACACAAATTATTGCTGTAGGTTATATTTATATGCAGGTTATTCTAATCTTTTATATTCCCTCTCTGTTAATAAAAAGTCAGATTAACTCAAATATAAAATCAAAATGGAAATGGCTTTTTGGTTTTGGCTTACTAGTTATGATGTCACTTATTATTCCTAAACATCTACCAACGTTAGAAACATTACCACCAGGTAGTGATGCTGGATTACTACTTAATGGCAAGCTTTTAATTTTAGGTTACTTTATATCTATTCTTTTTTGGTTTATATACTGGATTGTTGTTATGGTAATTACTATACAACTAAAAACTAAAGAAGAAAAATAGCTAATTAAATATCCATTACTATATTATTAAAACTTCTAAAACTTATTCAAAACTGTATCAAGCGCTCTAGTAGGTAGTAGTGTTTTAAGCAACTTAGCTAAATAAGTAAATTTTGTAATGGTATATCTTGGTGCTGGCTTTTTTGAATTAAGGATTTTTGCCACAACTTTAGCAACAACAATGGCTTCTTCATTAAATGGCACTTTTTTGTGCTTACCCACTGCTAATTTTTCATACTGACTAATATGAGCAGAGCCTTCTTTATCTATATTTTTGACTGTTTTCATTGAGTTTGCTCTGATATTACTGGTTACAGGTCCTGTATTTAAGATCGTCATATGAATATTCGAGCCTTTCAATTCTTGTCTCATTGTATCAACCATACCTTCCATCGCATATTTACTTGCATTATATGCACCTCTATATTTAAGCGAGATCAAGCCTAAAACAGAACCATGTTGTATAATTTTACCATAGCCTTTCTTTCTCATAACCTTCAATGCCATTCGTGTTATGTTATGAACTGCAAAAAAATTAGTCTCAAATTGTTCTTTTAAGTATTTTGTTGGAATATCTTCAAGTGCGCCTGTTTGTGCAAAGCCTGCATTATTAAATACAACATCTAATTTATTATTGGTTTTCTTCAATATATCGTTTAGTGCATAAGTAATTTGATCTTCATTATTAACATCAATTAAATAAGTATTAAAGCCTTCACTTTTTAGCTTTTCAACATCTGATGGTGATCTTACTGATGCAAAAACTTCATGGCCAATTTCTTTTAAATATTTTGCACAGGCATAACCGATACCACCATGCGAACAACCGGTTATTAATATAGTTTGCTTCTTCATAATATCTTCCTAATAGGTATGGCGCTCACATTTTTGTGCCAAAGAATTTAGGAACAACTATATTAAATATCAATGATATACTCAAGCGTTTTAATTTCGGACCGTTAGATTGTCCTTAATATTCATAGGTATTATATTTACAAGATAAGCCAATCATTTTAATTTTAGATGCTGGCTGTGAATCAAATTCAAAATGTACCTGCATCGTATCTGGTGAATTTGAACCTGTAAATTCAAATTTCTGGCCTATCTTTTTAATCGCTTGAGAATAAGTACTCATACCCAACATTGGGCCTGTATAGTACTGTGTAATTTCAATAGAAAGCTTACCAACTTTAGTTTTAGCTGGATTTAATTTAGTGACAGAACAAAATACTGTATTAACTCGTTTTGGAAAGGATAAGCATTTATTATCTCCAGCAGATAAATCAATAGAAAACTCTGCACTTTTGAGTTCTTCGCAGCTTGAACTATCGGCAAATGAAATTAATGGACTAAAAACAAGTAGACTAAAAAAAAATAAGCGACCACAAGCAACTATTTTATTCATAATAAACCTTTAGTTATGATTAATGTGAGTTTTTTAATAACTGTTAACAGCCCTTAGTCTATTCCAAAGTTTTAACCAATTTCGTCCTTGTATAAGCTAATTTAAAACCAAATTTTTCACAGTTTCTTTGTGGAATGCTACCAGGGGTAAAACCTGCAACGACAAGTTTACAACCGTGTTTTTTGGCATACTCGATGCGTTTTGCAATTAGCGCACGCTGAACACCTCGCCCCCTAAAATCTAATAATGTACCACTTAAATTAAATTCACAAATACCATTTTCGCCAATAGCAATAACACTACCTCCGACAACAACACCATCTAACTTTGCAATAAATGCTGTTACATGTTCCATATTTGCATAACAATCAAAATATCGACTTAAGCTATGTGAGGTCGTTGAATCTCGTTGTGTATAACCTAAAACGGTTACTGCATGCCAAAGCTTAATATCATCAGTTTGCTCAATAATTACATCTGAGGGTAATGATATCTCAGGTAATTGTTTGGTTAAGTCCAAATACATCACATTAACGTATTCAGTTAAAGCATAACATCTTGATTTAATAAAATATAAAATACTTGAATCTGCTAACGGACATAGATCAATTACCGTATTAACATGTCGTTTTGTATAAATTTGCTCTATTAATTCCAAAGTTTCTTTAGTAACTTTTCCATTTAAACCAATACCAATGGCTTTGCTTAAAAGATCATCTTCACCACAAAAACTTGCAATACCCCCTTCAATATCAATGCATGATGCCTGCATTTGAGGATATAATTTAAGTGAGGTTAATGTATATTGACGTGCATTATAAACCATCAAAGCTTCAATTTGTTTTGCTAATGATTTATCTGCAAACATATACATTCTCCCAATAAAATAAGCCTATTCAAGCCTAAAGCTAATCTTTAAACTATAGCAAAGATATATTTAAATACTAGGATAAGCATAATGGCTTACCAAATAAAAACAAAAGACGCGATAAATTGCGCCTCTACCAATAAATAAACAGTATATCAATTATATACATTCCCAGATAACTGATTTTCAAATCATATATTCTAATTATCAGCAATTGATTTTTTAACTTAAAATATGACCTTGTAGAGACGCGATTTATCGCGTCTTAAGTCAATTCATGCTATTATTTTACAGGCTAAATTTATTCAAATCGATTTAATATTTAACTTCTCTTTAATATATAAATACAGTGCATTATGAATTTGTGAAGTTGGATGCACTCGATCCCAAAAAATATAATTTTCTGGATTGCTACACAATTGACCTGAATTTGCTACTAATACCGCACTACGAATATCAGCTGTATCTGGCAGTTGATTTAAAACATTAATAACATCAACAGATTGATTAACATAATATTTATTAATCAATGTCTGTAGTTTTGTTTGGCTATTATTATTTTGAGTAAGATTTGATACGCCAGAAGTGCTGTACCCACCATTCCAACATGACTGAGTATTCAATGCAGGATTTAATAATAAATGATATTCTTGGTTAATCTGATCAGTTTGATTAATTAGTTCATCAAACATTGATGCAATATCAATATATTTAAACATCATGCCACTATTAGCATAACTTGACTGAAGTGAAGCAACCATTTGTTGTAACTTTTGATTATGCATTAATGCTAATGCATGTGTTGAATCAGTATTTTTTGAATCAAACTGCGACTCAGGCGTAAAACTGATATCAGGCAAACCAATTACAATAAACCGCTTAACGCCATAGTTAATTAAATTAGTAATCGTTGATTGAATTTGATTAATAACGCTTGAAGTTAGTTGATCAACCTCTTGATCAGTCATATATGCTTTAGCTGTCAAATAATCATTAGCACCAATAAAAATAATCGCTAACTGCTTATCTTGATTCGTCCACCCCTTTAGTGTTGTATTTAGTGTATAAGTATTATATTCACCTTCTAATGAATAAGGTAAAGAACCCGTTACATCTAATACAGTCGTTGCACCACCAACAGCATAATTACTTGCTTCAATACCCTTTTCTCTTAAATCATTTGAAAACTGCACAGCCCAAGTATCACCATTAGAAAACATACCATCATAATAAGGTGGTGATTGAGGTATGACACCTAATGTATATTCATGTAATGTGCCTTTATCACTTAAACTATCACCAAAAAATATCACACGTTCAATGCCATTAAATAAATTACTCTGGCTTAAATCAATCTTACTTTTACAGGTTGTAATCGTTACTGTTGGTGTGCCATTCCAACTATGCCATCTCATTGATGGTTGATCAATGTAAATATCCCCTTTCAAATCTCGAGAATCCATATAATTACCCCAGGTGTCATCATGCAACCAAACGATAAGAGAACCAAGCTTGTCCCCTCTATCAGAAACAGCGTTTATTCCAACGCTTCTATTTTTAACATAGGATAATAATTTTTTAGTTGATGACTGAATCGTAACTTTCATTTCTATATTTGTTAGATTATCATCACCCATTGAAAAAGTTACTGGATAAAAACATCGGTTTTCGACATCAATATTGATACCTGCAGATGCAAATGTAATCTTTACAGTACAAAGTACTCCAAATAGAACACCCACTAAAAGTTTTTTAAAACTTAACTTTTGATAAATAGCTTTCATTGACACATCTCCATTGTATTAACAATATACCATCTAATCACAAGAATATATAATATACAAATAATTATTATCTAAGTAATTTCATACACTATAAATTAAGAAATATGACACTAATATCGCATATGCAAAAAAATAATTTAATATTTGATATGCCTTAATGATATTAATTAAGCAAACAAATAATCAAATGTATAAAATCAATCAAATAACATATAAATATCTATAAATCAAATATTTAAACCAACAACACAATGATGCTTTTTCAACAGCAAAATAATATTAATCAGTTTAACTATGACATTAAATTTACATTATCAATCATAGTATATCATTGACTAAACTCATTTTTTTTGTCAGATTATCTTACTGTGCCTCACAACGGTCATATTTTTATACTGAAGCACCCAATATTACTGTTTATTAATTGTTCTCTATACAATTGGACATCAAAAACAACTTAAATAAAAGGATTAAATAATTTATGGGTATGAAAAAAAAGCAAGTTGGCTTATTCTCAGCAACCGCTGCTAGCGTATGCTGTATTATTGGAAGTGGATGGCTTTTTGCATCCTATTATGCAGCTAAAAGTGCAGGGCCTGGAGGCGCCTATATTGCCTGGATATTAACTGCATTGATTATTTCAGTAATGGCACTTGTTATGGCTGAAGTTGCAACAATGTATCCAATGCGTGGTGTTACAACTAGAATGAGCGCTTTATCCCATAATAAAACCTTTGGTATCTTTTTTGCATTTTCAAACTGGATGGGCATTGTTGCTGTGATTCCAACAGAAGCTCAAGCAAGTATTCAATATTTAACTAGCATTTCTCATTATGCTCAAACAAACTGGATGGCAAATGGTTCATTAACTCCCGAAGGTTTATTTATTGCTTTTTTACTGATGATAGTCTATTTATTTATTAATTTTTTTGGCATTAAAATTTTCTCTTATATTAACAACTCCATGACCGTGATTAAGTTTTTTGTTCCATTATTTACAGCGATTGTATTAATTGGTAGTGCTTTTCACCCAGGAAACTTTACAGCTTATCATAATACTTGGATACCATTTGGTACCGGGTCAATTTTTACTGCCATTGTTGCTGGTGGCATGATCTATGCCTTTAATGGCTTTCAAATTGCATTATCATTTGCTAGTGAAATTAAAAAGCCAGAGCGTAATTTACCTTTGGCGATGTTTTTCTCAATTATTATCTGCTTAGTGATTTATCTATTATTACAAACCTCATTTATCGGTGCGGTTAACCCACAAGAGGTTGTTACAAAAGGTTGGGCTAATTTAAACTTTAACTCACCATTTGTACAATTAATGATTCCACTAGGCTTAAATATTATGGTGATGATTTTATATGCTGATGCCGTTGTATCACCATCAGGTACAGGTATTGCTTATTTAGGTGGTACCTCACGCATGCTCTACTCTATGGCTTCAGAAGGTCAAATGCCAAAATACTTTGCCAAGCTTGATCCAAAATACTATTTCTCAAGACGTGCGATGTTTTTTAACTTTATTCTAGCTAGCGGTTTGCTTTTATTATTTCATAGCTGGGCGGCATTAATGGTATTAGTCACAGCATTTCATGTCATTGGTTATATGGCAGCACCTATCTCTTTAGTTGCACTTCGTAGAAGTGAGCCAGATAAGAAACGTCCATTTACAGTACCTTATGCACATATCGTTGCGCCAATATTGTTTTTTGTTTTAACTATGTTATTAGTGTTTGTTGGCTATGTTGATATGATGAAACTTGCTTGGTTTATGACAATTTTACTTGCTATATTCCTTGTGATTAATTCAGGAAAAAATCATCAATACACAATGAAAGATATTTTATCGACTGCTTTACCAATGCTTATTTATCTTTGGATAATTACATTTATCATTGGTTTTGGTCCAGAGGCGTATAAAGGTCATGGTATTATTCCAGAGATTGTTTTCTATCCATTAGTCTTTATTACATCTATTGTATTCTTTCACTGGTTTACACATCCAAAACTAGTTGATTTATGTAATGCTTTACGTAAGAAAGATACGATTGTTGTGGAGGATTAAAATATTATCTCTGTACATATACCAATCACCATGATACATTAATAATCAGACATAAAGTGTATGGTTGTTGTTTTTGGAGGGTTGCATGCCAAAATTTACATTGTTTCATGGTACAAAATTAGATGCTGCTACGCCAATTGGATTATCTGGTTTTAAAATCACACAAACTCCAGCTGCTGGAAGATCATTTGGTAATGGTTTATATGCTACTGATGACTTTAAGATTGCAGCAAGGCATGGTGCAATGTTTAAAAATGAAAATCGTACCAATGGCAATATGTACAGTATTATTGAACTTCAAGCCAATATCGAAGAGGATAAAATTCTTAGGCACAATTTAACAATCGAAGATAAACTAGCTGTAGTATATCATGAATCCAAAGCCACTGAAGGTCATGTATATACTCCAGAGCATAACCCTAATCGTGAATCACGTATTTTTGCAAATGAAGCCATGTATGGAAAAGCATTTGCGCAAGAACTAAGCCAAATACTTGAAGATGACCCCGAGGGTATTTCAGTTGCTACTGGCCATATTACCCAAGCTGCAAAACAGAATGGTAAAAGTTTAATAATTTACGATTATGGTGACGGGCAAACGCCACCCATTTATGTATTTTTGAACCCTGAAAAAGACTTAAAAGTCTCTAACACGCATGTATTAGCAACACCTGAAGTTGACCCCCTATGGCATCAAAAAGTTGATCAACTTTCTGATCATTTAAAAAAACCTGATGATACAGAGGTTGCTATACAAAAAGCAATATCAACGCCTTTTTTTGAGCAAGAACTTCAACCAACTGTGACAACTACCCCTACTTTAGAATAAATTTCCCTCGAAAAACTTAAAATATTTTACTTCTTAGAAAATTTCGGCATAATTCATTTAAACTAATATTTATAGACAATTAAATAAACTTTGATTTTGTAATTATGAAACATATACGAAACTTTTCTATTATTGCGCATATCGATCATGGTAAGTCAACCTTGGCAGATCGTTTTATTCAAACCTGTGAAGGTCTAACTGAGCGAGAGATGCAAGCGCAAGTGCTTGACTCAATGGATATTGAGCGTGAGCGTGGTATTACCATTAAAGCACAAAGTGTGACGTTAAATTACACTGCACAAGATGGTAATACTTATCAACTTAATTTTATTGATACACCAGGTCATGTTGATTTTACTTATGAGGTATCTCGCTC comes from the bacterium SCSIO 12844 genome and includes:
- a CDS encoding APC family permease, with the protein product MGMKKKQVGLFSATAASVCCIIGSGWLFASYYAAKSAGPGGAYIAWILTALIISVMALVMAEVATMYPMRGVTTRMSALSHNKTFGIFFAFSNWMGIVAVIPTEAQASIQYLTSISHYAQTNWMANGSLTPEGLFIAFLLMIVYLFINFFGIKIFSYINNSMTVIKFFVPLFTAIVLIGSAFHPGNFTAYHNTWIPFGTGSIFTAIVAGGMIYAFNGFQIALSFASEIKKPERNLPLAMFFSIIICLVIYLLLQTSFIGAVNPQEVVTKGWANLNFNSPFVQLMIPLGLNIMVMILYADAVVSPSGTGIAYLGGTSRMLYSMASEGQMPKYFAKLDPKYYFSRRAMFFNFILASGLLLLFHSWAALMVLVTAFHVIGYMAAPISLVALRRSEPDKKRPFTVPYAHIVAPILFFVLTMLLVFVGYVDMMKLAWFMTILLAIFLVINSGKNHQYTMKDILSTALPMLIYLWIITFIIGFGPEAYKGHGIIPEIVFYPLVFITSIVFFHWFTHPKLVDLCNALRKKDTIVVED
- a CDS encoding MFS transporter, coding for MSERFMPPGVLYINAVQTFSTVGFAVLLGTLNLYLQSRGMPVDKVNILVASFFALNFLLHFLGGSLGGSIMSFRGLFTMSLLMQIFGLIGVAMDDVNVILGGMALFVTGSGLNVSCVNMMLIQLFKQNDERRRIAFSINYSCMNLGFIIGFIIGGYFQSYNEYSYAFYTAAACLVICAIFLALAWPYVNDKMTYYATTFSKNILRWISAPLVMAICFIISVFLMHHADIGSALIYVAFGCILVFMLVMAFSSEPQYRNKIIAYLILSATSMIFAFVQGLQSTGIANFVKYNTNLSILGVHFEQSTVNMFESLGVIIFGLFFAFALQRQRTKNRIQRSEKTIAGGLGIMAIAFIMIPIGIYFAPKSGTVQLIFPALLLFITAASEIRVNSTNYSLPGELGKPKHQGLFTGYLFLNVAMGINLSGPISNIIIGHVDNLADTPASQTNPMYMKTFIILTIISLVVALLYFIMSKWLKNLMTSNVAVASKQAVAV
- a CDS encoding GNAT family N-acetyltransferase gives rise to the protein MFADKSLAKQIEALMVYNARQYTLTSLKLYPQMQASCIDIEGGIASFCGEDDLLSKAIGIGLNGKVTKETLELIEQIYTKRHVNTVIDLCPLADSSILYFIKSRCYALTEYVNVMYLDLTKQLPEISLPSDVIIEQTDDIKLWHAVTVLGYTQRDSTTSHSLSRYFDCYANMEHVTAFIAKLDGVVVGGSVIAIGENGICEFNLSGTLLDFRGRGVQRALIAKRIEYAKKHGCKLVVAGFTPGSIPQRNCEKFGFKLAYTRTKLVKTLE
- a CDS encoding SGNH/GDSL hydrolase family protein, whose translation is MKAIYQKLSFKKLLVGVLFGVLCTVKITFASAGINIDVENRCFYPVTFSMGDDNLTNIEMKVTIQSSTKKLLSYVKNRSVGINAVSDRGDKLGSLIVWLHDDTWGNYMDSRDLKGDIYIDQPSMRWHSWNGTPTVTITTCKSKIDLSQSNLFNGIERVIFFGDSLSDKGTLHEYTLGVIPQSPPYYDGMFSNGDTWAVQFSNDLREKGIEASNYAVGGATTVLDVTGSLPYSLEGEYNTYTLNTTLKGWTNQDKQLAIIFIGANDYLTAKAYMTDQEVDQLTSSVINQIQSTITNLINYGVKRFIVIGLPDISFTPESQFDSKNTDSTHALALMHNQKLQQMVASLQSSYANSGMMFKYIDIASMFDELINQTDQINQEYHLLLNPALNTQSCWNGGYSTSGVSNLTQNNNSQTKLQTLINKYYVNQSVDVINVLNQLPDTADIRSAVLVANSGQLCSNPENYIFWDRVHPTSQIHNALYLYIKEKLNIKSI
- a CDS encoding SDR family NAD(P)-dependent oxidoreductase, which codes for MKKQTILITGCSHGGIGYACAKYLKEIGHEVFASVRSPSDVEKLKSEGFNTYLIDVNNEDQITYALNDILKKTNNKLDVVFNNAGFAQTGALEDIPTKYLKEQFETNFFAVHNITRMALKVMRKKGYGKIIQHGSVLGLISLKYRGAYNASKYAMEGMVDTMRQELKGSNIHMTILNTGPVTSNIRANSMKTVKNIDKEGSAHISQYEKLAVGKHKKVPFNEEAIVVAKVVAKILNSKKPAPRYTITKFTYLAKLLKTLLPTRALDTVLNKF
- the tkt gene encoding transketolase — translated: MTVSKNVLANAIRMLSADAVQKAKSGHPGMPMGMADIAEVLWRDFLNHSPTNPNWINRDRFVLSNGHGSMLLYSLLHLTGYDLPITEIENFRQLHSKTPGHPEYGYTPGVETTTGPLGQGLANAVGMAIAEKVLSTRFNKPNLDLIDHFTYVFMGDGCLMEGISHEVCSLAGTLGLGKLIAFWDDNGISIDGEVDGWFTENVPERFKAYGWQVIADVDGHNRDAITQAITQAKSDLTRPTIICARTTIGFGSPNKAGKESSHGAPLGEDEINLVREKLNWHYAPFEIPSEIYKAWDQKEKGKEKETQWGQLYNQYISQYPNEAAQLSRQLKGELPENWSDVCQNWLIEVINNPQTVATRKASQMALNHLGCMMPELLGGSADLTGSNLTNHKNSKLITHDDFSGNYISYGVREFGMSAIMNGIELHGGFRPYGGTFLVFTDYARNAIRMSALMKQPVIYVMTHDSIGLGEDGPTHQPIEQLASLRVIPNLNVWRPADVFETAVAWQVAIESNSSPSILSFSRHNLPAVVEQMADAEKIRKGGYILRSNSDKPDVILAATGSEVTLVVNAYQELINQGLNVRVVSMPCMDIFKMQSEDYRNEVFPDNVPVVAIEAAVADSWYGIIGKNNKVIAMHSFGESAPASVLFNEFGFTVEHITQLAHEVLKSSKPLSTSI